Below is a window of bacterium DNA.
ACATGGTGGATGCCGCCCTGGGGATCACGTTGCTCAACCTGGTGGATTCATACTTTTTCGACCACCATATTTTCGGCGGACGCACGCGGGTCAAGCCCAGCCTGCCCGACCGCGACCGTCACCGCACCTATTGATCCTGCCCGCAGGACTATCCGCTTCTCTCCCCCGTGACGGCAGCCGTTGCGGGGGGGCTTTTTTTTGCCTATCTTTGCGCGGGATAGCTCACAGGCCGGTATGAGGTTCAATACACGGAGACGGGTGGCCTGCCCCGTTGAATACAGGATGCTTGCACCTTAAGGGACGGCAAAGATAAGGAAGTGGCGGTGGCCCGCTATGGAGAGACCGAAAATACTCGCACGAGCCTGCTCGACGCAGAGCGCGGCACGCTTGTCAGGAAAGACCGGGCGGCGCTGAACGTGGGCCTGGTGGCCCTCAGCCCCTATGACGTTGCCATGGCCAGTCTGGGCTTCCAGACCATCTACCGCCTGTTCAACGCCCATCCGGAGGTGCGCTGCGAGCGGGTGTTCTGCCTGGACCGCGACAACCCCGCCGCCGAGCGGAGCTGGCTGGCCCTGGAAAGCGGCGCGCCGCCCTCCACGTTCGATGTGCTGGCCCTGTCGCTGAGCTACGAGCAGGACTGCCTCTGGCTGCCGTTGTTCCTCCGGGCGATGGGCCTTCCGACCCGGGCGCAGGCGCGCTGGGGCAATCTCCCCGTGCTGCTGGCCGGCGGACCTGTGCCCAGCGGCAACCCGGAGCCGGTGGCCCCTTTTGTCGAGGCGCTGGGCCTGGGCGATGGCGAGGTTCTGGTGCCGGATTTCATCGACACCTGGCTGGAGAGCGCGCGGCGCACCTGGGAGCGGGGGGCGTTCCTGGAGGCGCTGGCCGCGCGGCCGGGGTTCTACATCCCCTCGCTCTACCGCGCCGAGATGTTGGCAGGGGAGGGAGGCGTGCTCGTGCCGCGGCCCGCAGTTCCAGCCGCTCCGGAGCGTGTCCGCCGTCAGAGCGCCCCGCTGACCGGCGATCCGGCCCACAGCGTGATAATCACCTCCAAGGCCCATTTTTCCGAGATGTTCATGCTGGAGCTGGCCCGCGGCTGCCGTCACGCCTGCCGGTTCTGCCTGGTCAGCCGGATCAACCGTCCCTGGCGGGTCTCCGACCCGCTCCGGGTGGAGGCGCTGTTGGAGAACGCGCCCGAGAGCGCCCAGGTGGCGGGCCTGGTCGGGACCAACCTCTGCGACTACCCTGAGCTGCCGCGCGTGCTGCGCGCGGTGCAAAAGCGCGGCCTGCGCCTGGGGGCCAGCTCGCTGCGCGTCGACACGCTGAACGACGAGATCCTCGGCCTGCTGCTGGAATGTGGCACGCGCAGCATCACCCTGGCCCCGGAGACCGCCAGCGCGGCCCTGTTGCGCGAGCTGGGCAAGCCCTCGGCCGCCGAGCTTCTGCCCTCGGTTGTGGCGCGGGCCTCCGAGATGGGGTTCGAGCAGGTGAAGCTGTATTATATGATCGGGCTGCCGGGTGAGAGCGAGGCCGACCGGGCAGCCCTGGGCGAGCAGGTGCGCGAGTTGGCCGGCAGCCTGGGTCCGCGCACCCGGCTGCGGATCAGCCTCAACCCGTTCGTGCCCAAGCCGCAGACCGCCTGGCAGGACGAGGCCATGCTCGCGCCGCGTCAGATCAAGGCGGCGCTGAACCAGGTGCGTCGGGCGCTGTCCCCGCTGCGGCGTGTGGAGCTTCAGTGCGAGCCGCCCGCCGGGAGCCTGATCCAGGCCCTGATATCGCTGGGCGATAGCCGTCTGGCAGCGGCCCTGGAGGCCGCCGAGCCGGAGGGGCGGGACTTTCTGGCCGCGGCCGGCCGGGCCGGGATCGACACGGAGGCTTTTCTGCACCAAAAGAAAAAGCCCTCCGCTCCGCGTCCCTGGGACCACGTGGAGTGAGGGCTTCTCACGAATTTTCGCCGCCGGATTCTGGCGCGCTCAGACCGCCTTGCTGACCTTACCGGAGCGGATGCAGCGGGTGCAGACCGTGGCGCGACGGTTCACGCCGCCTTCGCTGATCCGTATCTCCTGAAGGTTGGGCAGGAAACGGCGCTTAGTCCGGTTGTTGGCGTGGGAAACGTTGTTCCCGACACTTGGGATTTTCCCGCAGATTTCACAAACCTTGGCCATCATTCCTCCGTCGAATGGAAAGAAGACAAAATTTAAATCAATTCTGAAAAAAAGCAATGTTTTCGTCAATGTCTGCGGGCCTGCGCTCCGTGAGGCTTATCGGAGGTGTGCATCCGATCGGGAAGCGGAACCGGGGCTCCGGCAAAATTGATTGACTTGAAAATGCAGTACGGTTAAATTTCTGACTTTGAGCCCGGTCATCCGCTGCACTTTCGGGCTGTCCCAGGTCAGCTTTCATCCCGTTTCCAGAACGAGGTAAAGTTGAAACTTATTGAAAAAATCCAAAGCCGCAAGGCGGAAGTTGCAATCATCGGCCTCGGTTACGTCGGGTTCCCGCTGGCGGTTGAGTTCTCCTCTGCCGGGTTCTCGGTCACGGGCATCGATCTGAGCGAGTCCAAGGTCAAGGTGGTCA
It encodes the following:
- a CDS encoding radical SAM protein, with amino-acid sequence MARYGETENTRTSLLDAERGTLVRKDRAALNVGLVALSPYDVAMASLGFQTIYRLFNAHPEVRCERVFCLDRDNPAAERSWLALESGAPPSTFDVLALSLSYEQDCLWLPLFLRAMGLPTRAQARWGNLPVLLAGGPVPSGNPEPVAPFVEALGLGDGEVLVPDFIDTWLESARRTWERGAFLEALAARPGFYIPSLYRAEMLAGEGGVLVPRPAVPAAPERVRRQSAPLTGDPAHSVIITSKAHFSEMFMLELARGCRHACRFCLVSRINRPWRVSDPLRVEALLENAPESAQVAGLVGTNLCDYPELPRVLRAVQKRGLRLGASSLRVDTLNDEILGLLLECGTRSITLAPETASAALLRELGKPSAAELLPSVVARASEMGFEQVKLYYMIGLPGESEADRAALGEQVRELAGSLGPRTRLRISLNPFVPKPQTAWQDEAMLAPRQIKAALNQVRRALSPLRRVELQCEPPAGSLIQALISLGDSRLAAALEAAEPEGRDFLAAAGRAGIDTEAFLHQKKKPSAPRPWDHVE
- the rpmB gene encoding 50S ribosomal protein L28, with the protein product MAKVCEICGKIPSVGNNVSHANNRTKRRFLPNLQEIRISEGGVNRRATVCTRCIRSGKVSKAV